The Apus apus isolate bApuApu2 chromosome 8, bApuApu2.pri.cur, whole genome shotgun sequence genome has a window encoding:
- the SKIL gene encoding ski-like protein codes for MESPQMNFPLGLVSDQKRNGIQEDGSPPLKKAMTEMHVNSKVRVVINKLPTIKKENLDEYEETPVEADGETAKPSSASLSEPLNLNPGLKHTLAQFHLSSQSSLGGPAAFSARYSQESMSPTVFLPLPSPQVLSGPLLIPPDSSTELTQTVLEGESISCFKVGGEKRLCLPQVLNSVLRDFSLQQINTVCDELYIYCSRCTSDQLHILKVLGILPFNAPSCGLITLTDAQRLCNALLRPRTFPQNGGFLPGKNTLAQLKETGSAFEVEHECLGKCQGLFAPQFYLAPDDPCIQCLECYGMFSPQTFVMHSHRSPDKRTCHWGFESAKWHCYLHINQKYLGTSEERELKHLLEEMKEKFSEKNQKRTRSKADSQQSLELSQWYPVIKQEAETDPQPPSFFHPSYYLYMCDKVVAPNVSLASQYKDVAKPTVKTSEVIKSPPGQSEKKVSSGKHKKAASYPELSLEEQEKIDLKSGVEQHKHLDPPVPTRSARGGKSERASSKITRDSSRVEVGNDVRTLSPTLMKDISCEDDKGRIMEEVMKTYIRQQEKLNTILRRKQQLQMEVEMLSNSKAMKELTEEQQNLQKELEFLQTEHALRMEEFYFEQRDLEKKLDQVMKQKCSCDSNLEKDKEAEYAAQLAELRQRLDHAEADRQELQDELRQEREAREKLEMMIKELKLQILKSSKNGKGK; via the exons CTGACGGGGAAACCGCCAAGCCAAGCAGTGCTTCGCTATCTGAGCCTTTGAATTTAAATCCAGGTTTGAAGCACACCTTGGCACAGTTCCACCTGAGCAGCCAGAGCTCGCTGGGAGGACCGGCAGCTTTCTCGGCTCGTTATTCCCAGGAAAGCATGTCACCCACTGTCTTCTTGCCTCTCCCATCGCCACAGGTACTTTCTGGTCCGCTGCTCATTCCTCCCGACAGCTCCACGGAACTCACCCAGACTGTGCTGGAGGGGGAATCTATCTCTTGTTTTAAAGTCGGAGGTGAAAAAAGGCTTTGCCTGCCTCAAGTGTTGAACTCAGTTCTCCGAGACTTTTCCTTGCAACAGATCAACACGGTGTGTGACGAGCTGTATATCTACTGCTCACGGTGCACTTCTGACCAGCTTCACATTCTGAAGGTTTTGGGAATTCTTCCGTTTAACGCTCCGTCCTGTGGGCTAATTACCTTGACTGATGCTCAGAGACTCTGCAATGCTCTACTACGTCCTCGCACTTTTCCGCAAAACGGCGGCTTTCTCCCTGGTAAGAACACCTTGGCCCAACTGAAAGAGACTGGCAGTGCCTTTGAAGTAGAGCATGAATGCCTGGGCAAGTGCCAGGGGTTGTTTGCACCTCAGTTCTACTTGGCCCCAGATGACCCATGTATCCAGTGCTTGGAGTGCTACGGGATGTTCTCACCCCAGACGTTTGTGATGCACTCACACAGATCCCCGGACAAGAGGACCTGCCACTGGGGGTTTGAGTCGGCCAAGTGGCACTGCTACCTGCATATTAACCAAAAATACCTGGGAACGTCGGAGGAGCGGGAACTCAAACACCTCTTGGAGGAAATGAAGGAGAAATTTAGcgagaaaaatcagaaaagaactCGATCCAAA gcAGATTCACAGCAGAGTCTGGAATTATCACAGTGGTATCCAGTTATAAAGCAAGAAGCAGAAACTGATCCTCAGCCACCCTCCTTTTTCCATCCCAG TTACTACCTTTATATGTGTGATAAAGTGGTTGCCCCAAATGTATCTCTTGCATCACAATATAAGGATGTTGCAAAACCAACAGTCAAAACTTCAGAAGTAATTAAATCCCCACCTGGACAGTCAGAGAAGAAGGTCAGTAGTGGAAAGCACAAAAAAGCAGCCTCCTATCCAGAGCTTTCTcttgaagaacaggaaaaaattgaCTTGAAAAGTGGAGTGGAGCAGCATAAACACTTAG ATCCACCTGTGCCAACTCGTTCTGCAAGAGGTGGAAAATCTGAACGTGCTTCTTCCAAAATCACTAGAGACTCTAGCCGTGTTGAAGTAGGCAATGATGTGAGAACCTTATCCCCCACTCTGATGAAAGACATCAGTTGTGAAGATGACAAGGGAAGGATCATGGAAGAAGTCATGAAAACCTACAtcagacagcaagaaaaactgAATACTATTTTGCGGAGGAAGCAGCAACTTCAAATG gaaGTGGAAATGTTAAGCAACTCTAAAGCTATGAAGGAATTaactgaagagcagcagaattTACAAAAGGAACTTGAATTTTTGCAAACAGAACATGCTCTCAGAATGgaggaattttattttgagCAGAGAGACTTGGAGAAGAAACTGGACCAAGTGATGAAGCAGAAGTGTAGCTGTGACTCCAATCTAGAGAAAGACAAAGAAGCTGAATATGCAGCACAG CTAGCAGAATTGAGGCAGAGGCTGGATCATGCAGAGGCAGATAGACAAGAGCTTCAAGATGAACTGAGACAAGAACGAGAGGCAAGGGAAAAGCTGGAGATGATGATAAAGGAATTGAAGCTACAGATCTTGAAATCTTCaaaaaatgggaaaggaaaatag